The Malus domestica chromosome 13, GDT2T_hap1 genome includes a window with the following:
- the LOC103451464 gene encoding nucleolin 1-like isoform X2, giving the protein MGKSSKKSATKVEAPAVVVPAPKSGKKGKRDAENEIEKVVSAKKQKIDEGVAQAIQKKKVETKTQKKKVETSSSEEESDVSSDSDVKEPAAKPSAPLKKSVPAKKAASSSSDDSSDEESDEEEAPKSKVAAKNGPTAAIKKKDVSTESSDESSDDSEDDDKTPAKVTAQKPAAAAKKGPSVPVKKADTSSSESEESSESEDEKTPAKVTAQKPAAAAKKGPSVPVKKADTSSSESEESSESEDEEVVKKVSAVIPKGQDVSSSSDDSSEEDSDDSSEEVKGTTKTVAPAAKSVKPSKKDEDSSDSDEDMDSDSSEEEPPKTEKVKPSQVSKQDSSESEEESSSDEEEEDEPAKTPKKKDTDVKMVDAESEKKAPKTPATPDVSTSKTLFAGNLNFRIEEHDLRNFFKDAGEVVDIRFASDPEGKFKGFGHVEFATAEAARKALELNGLDLLGRDIRLDLARERGERGAYTPTGRESNSYQKGPRSASKTIFVRGFDRSLGEDEIRSSLQEAFSSCGEITRVSIPKDYETGASKGMAYMDFSDATSFNKALEFNGHEFGDGYLQVEEAKPKGDFGTPRSNDRGGYSNNRGGGRFSSSSRGGRDGGGRGFRDGGRGRGRGNKPNLAAPGTGRHLYYSVFESKCLGYVVMLSVILNKFPSCTEWCREENHLRRRVD; this is encoded by the exons ATGGGCAAATCAAGCAAGAAATCCGCCACCAAA GTTGAGGCTCCGGCTGTAGTTGTTCCAGCTCCCAAGTCTGGAAAGAAAG GTAAGAGAGATGCCGAGAACGAAATAGAGAAGGTTGTGAGCGCAAAGAAGCAGAAGATTGACGAGGGTGTAGCGCAGGCCATTCAGAAGAAGAAAGTTGAAACAAAGacccagaagaagaaagtgGAAACTAGTAGTTCCGAGGAGGAGTCTGATGTGTCTTCTGACTCTGACGTGAAG GAACCTGCTGCCAAGCCTTCCGCTCCCTTAAAAAAGTCAGTTCCTGCTAAAAAAGCTGCGTCATCTAGCAGTGATGATTCTTCGGATGAGGAATCTGATGAGGAGGAA GCCCCTAAATCTAAGGTAGCTGCTAAGAATGGCCCAACTGCTGCTATAAAGAAGAAAGATGTCTCAACTGAAAGCTCAGATGAGAGTAGCGATGATTCGGAAGATGATGAT AAAACCCCTGCAAAGGTTACTGCCCAAAAGCCAGCTGCAGCAGCTAAGAAAGGCCCATCAGTGCCTGTTAAGAAGGCAGACACTAGCAGCTCTGAGTCTGAAGAGAGCTCTGAATCTGAAGATGAG AAAACCCCTGCAAAGGTTACTGCCCAAAAGCCGGCTGCAGCTGCTAAGAAAGGCCCATCAGTTCCTGTTAAGAAAGCAGATACTAGCAGCTCCGAGTCTGAAGAGAGCTCTGAATCTGAAGATGAG gaagttgtgaaaaaagtATCTGCTGTTATCCCTAAAGGACAGGATGTTTCAAGCTCCTCTGATGATAGTTCAGAGGAGGATTCTGATGATAGTTCAGAGGAAGTGAAG GGTACCACAAAAACTGTTGCCCCTGCTGCTAAGAGTGTAAAGCCATCCAAAAAGGATGAGGATTCAAGTGACTCTGATGAGGATATGGACTCTGATAGTTCAGAGGAGGAACCTCCAAAGACAGAGAAAGTAAAG CCTTCTCAAGTTTCAAAGCAAGATAGCAGTGAGTCAGAGGAGGAATCCAGTTCCgacgaagaagaggaagatgaacCTGCAAAGACTCCCAAGAAAAAG GACACTGATGTGAAAATGGTAGATGCCGAGTCTGAGAAGAAAGCT CCCAAAACCCCAGCTACTCCTGACGTATCGACTTCTAAGACGCTGTTCGCTGGAAATCTGAACTTCCGTATTGAGGAACACGATTT GAGGAATTTCTTCAAAGATGCTGGCGAAGTTGTTGATATCCGTTTTGCCTCAGATCCAGAAGGGAAGTTTAAGGGCTTTGGGCATGTTGAGTTTGCCACAGCTGAAGCAGCAAGGAAG GCTCTTGAACTTAATGGTTTAGATTTGCTTGGTCGTGATATCAGACTTGATCTGGCTCGTGAAAGGGGTGAAAGGGGTGCTTATACTCCCACCGG AAGGGAGAGCAACTCATATCAGAAGGGACCACGCAGTGCGTCCAAAACAATATTTGTTCGAGGTTTTGACAGATCCCTTGGGGAGGATGAG ATCAGGAGCTCCTTACAAGAAGCCTTTAGTTCTTGTGGTGAGATAACAAGGGTGTCCATCCCCAAAGATTATGAGACTGGCGCCTCTAAAGG GATGGCTTACATGGACTTCTCGGATGCCACCAGCTTCAACAAAGCTCTAGAATTTAATGGACATGAATTTGGAGACGGTTACTTGCAGGTGGAAGAGGCAAAACCAAAAGGTGATTTTGGTACTCCCAGGAGTAATGACAGGGGGGGTTATTCCAATAATCGTGGTGGAGGACGTTTTAGCAGCAGCAGCAGGGGGGGTAGGGATGGTGGTGGACGTGGTTTCAGGGATGGTGGACGTGGCAGAGGACGTGGAAACAAACCAAACCTAGCTGCTCCTGGAACAGGTAGGCATTTATATTATTCTGTTTTTGAATCCAAGTGTTTAG GTTATGTTGTGATGCTGTCGGTAATTCTTAACAAATTCCCATCTTGTACTGAATGGTGCAGGGAAGAAAACCACCTTCGACGACGAGTAGACTAG
- the LOC103451464 gene encoding nucleolin 1-like isoform X4: MGKSSKKSATKVEAPAVVVPAPKSGKKGKRDAENEIEKVVSAKKQKIDEGVAQAIQKKKVETKTQKKKVETSSSEEESDVSSDSDVKKPAPKAAKNGKSKPSSSSESDDSDSDEEPAAKPSAPLKKSVPAKKAASSSSDDSSDEESDEEEAPKSKVAAKNGPTAAIKKKDVSTESSDESSDDSEDDDKTPAKVTAQKPAAAAKKGPSVPVKKADTSSSESEESSESEDEKTPAKVTAQKPAAAAKKGPSVPVKKADTSSSESEESSESEDEGTTKTVAPAAKSVKPSKKDEDSSDSDEDMDSDSSEEEPPKTEKVKPSQVSKQDSSESEEESSSDEEEEDEPAKTPKKKDTDVKMVDAESEKKAPKTPATPDVSTSKTLFAGNLNFRIEEHDLRNFFKDAGEVVDIRFASDPEGKFKGFGHVEFATAEAARKALELNGLDLLGRDIRLDLARERGERGAYTPTGRESNSYQKGPRSASKTIFVRGFDRSLGEDEIRSSLQEAFSSCGEITRVSIPKDYETGASKGMAYMDFSDATSFNKALEFNGHEFGDGYLQVEEAKPKGDFGTPRSNDRGGYSNNRGGGRFSSSSRGGRDGGGRGFRDGGRGRGRGNKPNLAAPGTGRHLYYSVFESKCLGYVVMLSVILNKFPSCTEWCREENHLRRRVD; the protein is encoded by the exons ATGGGCAAATCAAGCAAGAAATCCGCCACCAAA GTTGAGGCTCCGGCTGTAGTTGTTCCAGCTCCCAAGTCTGGAAAGAAAG GTAAGAGAGATGCCGAGAACGAAATAGAGAAGGTTGTGAGCGCAAAGAAGCAGAAGATTGACGAGGGTGTAGCGCAGGCCATTCAGAAGAAGAAAGTTGAAACAAAGacccagaagaagaaagtgGAAACTAGTAGTTCCGAGGAGGAGTCTGATGTGTCTTCTGACTCTGACGTGAAG AAACCTGCTCCCAAGGCTGCTAAAAATGGTAAAAGTAAGCCATCTAGCAGTTCTGAATCAGATGATTCTGACTCTGATGAA GAACCTGCTGCCAAGCCTTCCGCTCCCTTAAAAAAGTCAGTTCCTGCTAAAAAAGCTGCGTCATCTAGCAGTGATGATTCTTCGGATGAGGAATCTGATGAGGAGGAA GCCCCTAAATCTAAGGTAGCTGCTAAGAATGGCCCAACTGCTGCTATAAAGAAGAAAGATGTCTCAACTGAAAGCTCAGATGAGAGTAGCGATGATTCGGAAGATGATGAT AAAACCCCTGCAAAGGTTACTGCCCAAAAGCCAGCTGCAGCAGCTAAGAAAGGCCCATCAGTGCCTGTTAAGAAGGCAGACACTAGCAGCTCTGAGTCTGAAGAGAGCTCTGAATCTGAAGATGAG AAAACCCCTGCAAAGGTTACTGCCCAAAAGCCGGCTGCAGCTGCTAAGAAAGGCCCATCAGTTCCTGTTAAGAAAGCAGATACTAGCAGCTCCGAGTCTGAAGAGAGCTCTGAATCTGAAGATGAG GGTACCACAAAAACTGTTGCCCCTGCTGCTAAGAGTGTAAAGCCATCCAAAAAGGATGAGGATTCAAGTGACTCTGATGAGGATATGGACTCTGATAGTTCAGAGGAGGAACCTCCAAAGACAGAGAAAGTAAAG CCTTCTCAAGTTTCAAAGCAAGATAGCAGTGAGTCAGAGGAGGAATCCAGTTCCgacgaagaagaggaagatgaacCTGCAAAGACTCCCAAGAAAAAG GACACTGATGTGAAAATGGTAGATGCCGAGTCTGAGAAGAAAGCT CCCAAAACCCCAGCTACTCCTGACGTATCGACTTCTAAGACGCTGTTCGCTGGAAATCTGAACTTCCGTATTGAGGAACACGATTT GAGGAATTTCTTCAAAGATGCTGGCGAAGTTGTTGATATCCGTTTTGCCTCAGATCCAGAAGGGAAGTTTAAGGGCTTTGGGCATGTTGAGTTTGCCACAGCTGAAGCAGCAAGGAAG GCTCTTGAACTTAATGGTTTAGATTTGCTTGGTCGTGATATCAGACTTGATCTGGCTCGTGAAAGGGGTGAAAGGGGTGCTTATACTCCCACCGG AAGGGAGAGCAACTCATATCAGAAGGGACCACGCAGTGCGTCCAAAACAATATTTGTTCGAGGTTTTGACAGATCCCTTGGGGAGGATGAG ATCAGGAGCTCCTTACAAGAAGCCTTTAGTTCTTGTGGTGAGATAACAAGGGTGTCCATCCCCAAAGATTATGAGACTGGCGCCTCTAAAGG GATGGCTTACATGGACTTCTCGGATGCCACCAGCTTCAACAAAGCTCTAGAATTTAATGGACATGAATTTGGAGACGGTTACTTGCAGGTGGAAGAGGCAAAACCAAAAGGTGATTTTGGTACTCCCAGGAGTAATGACAGGGGGGGTTATTCCAATAATCGTGGTGGAGGACGTTTTAGCAGCAGCAGCAGGGGGGGTAGGGATGGTGGTGGACGTGGTTTCAGGGATGGTGGACGTGGCAGAGGACGTGGAAACAAACCAAACCTAGCTGCTCCTGGAACAGGTAGGCATTTATATTATTCTGTTTTTGAATCCAAGTGTTTAG GTTATGTTGTGATGCTGTCGGTAATTCTTAACAAATTCCCATCTTGTACTGAATGGTGCAGGGAAGAAAACCACCTTCGACGACGAGTAGACTAG
- the LOC103451464 gene encoding nucleolin 1-like isoform X7 translates to MGKSSKKSATKVEAPAVVVPAPKSGKKGKRDAENEIEKVVSAKKQKIDEGVAQAIQKKKVETKTQKKKVETSSSEEESDVSSDSDVKKPAPKAAKNGKSKPSSSSESDDSDSDEEPAAKPSAPLKKSVPAKKAASSSSDDSSDEESDEEEAPKSKVAAKNGPTAAIKKKDVSTESSDESSDDSEDDDKTPAKVTAQKPAAAAKKGPSVPVKKADTSSSESEESSESEDEKTPAKVTAQKPAAAAKKGPSVPVKKADTSSSESEESSESEDEGTTKTVAPAAKSVKPSKKDEDSSDSDEDMDSDSSEEEPPKTEKVKPSQVSKQDSSESEEESSSDEEEEDEPAKTPKKKDTDVKMVDAESEKKAPKTPATPDVSTSKTLFAGNLNFRIEEHDLRNFFKDAGEVVDIRFASDPEGKFKGFGHVEFATAEAARKALELNGLDLLGRDIRLDLARERGERGAYTPTGRESNSYQKGPRSASKTIFVRGFDRSLGEDEIRSSLQEAFSSCGEITRVSIPKDYETGASKGMAYMDFSDATSFNKALEFNGHEFGDGYLQVEEAKPKGDFGTPRSNDRGGYSNNRGGGRFSSSSRGGRDGGGRGFRDGGRGRGRGNKPNLAAPGTGKKTTFDDE, encoded by the exons ATGGGCAAATCAAGCAAGAAATCCGCCACCAAA GTTGAGGCTCCGGCTGTAGTTGTTCCAGCTCCCAAGTCTGGAAAGAAAG GTAAGAGAGATGCCGAGAACGAAATAGAGAAGGTTGTGAGCGCAAAGAAGCAGAAGATTGACGAGGGTGTAGCGCAGGCCATTCAGAAGAAGAAAGTTGAAACAAAGacccagaagaagaaagtgGAAACTAGTAGTTCCGAGGAGGAGTCTGATGTGTCTTCTGACTCTGACGTGAAG AAACCTGCTCCCAAGGCTGCTAAAAATGGTAAAAGTAAGCCATCTAGCAGTTCTGAATCAGATGATTCTGACTCTGATGAA GAACCTGCTGCCAAGCCTTCCGCTCCCTTAAAAAAGTCAGTTCCTGCTAAAAAAGCTGCGTCATCTAGCAGTGATGATTCTTCGGATGAGGAATCTGATGAGGAGGAA GCCCCTAAATCTAAGGTAGCTGCTAAGAATGGCCCAACTGCTGCTATAAAGAAGAAAGATGTCTCAACTGAAAGCTCAGATGAGAGTAGCGATGATTCGGAAGATGATGAT AAAACCCCTGCAAAGGTTACTGCCCAAAAGCCAGCTGCAGCAGCTAAGAAAGGCCCATCAGTGCCTGTTAAGAAGGCAGACACTAGCAGCTCTGAGTCTGAAGAGAGCTCTGAATCTGAAGATGAG AAAACCCCTGCAAAGGTTACTGCCCAAAAGCCGGCTGCAGCTGCTAAGAAAGGCCCATCAGTTCCTGTTAAGAAAGCAGATACTAGCAGCTCCGAGTCTGAAGAGAGCTCTGAATCTGAAGATGAG GGTACCACAAAAACTGTTGCCCCTGCTGCTAAGAGTGTAAAGCCATCCAAAAAGGATGAGGATTCAAGTGACTCTGATGAGGATATGGACTCTGATAGTTCAGAGGAGGAACCTCCAAAGACAGAGAAAGTAAAG CCTTCTCAAGTTTCAAAGCAAGATAGCAGTGAGTCAGAGGAGGAATCCAGTTCCgacgaagaagaggaagatgaacCTGCAAAGACTCCCAAGAAAAAG GACACTGATGTGAAAATGGTAGATGCCGAGTCTGAGAAGAAAGCT CCCAAAACCCCAGCTACTCCTGACGTATCGACTTCTAAGACGCTGTTCGCTGGAAATCTGAACTTCCGTATTGAGGAACACGATTT GAGGAATTTCTTCAAAGATGCTGGCGAAGTTGTTGATATCCGTTTTGCCTCAGATCCAGAAGGGAAGTTTAAGGGCTTTGGGCATGTTGAGTTTGCCACAGCTGAAGCAGCAAGGAAG GCTCTTGAACTTAATGGTTTAGATTTGCTTGGTCGTGATATCAGACTTGATCTGGCTCGTGAAAGGGGTGAAAGGGGTGCTTATACTCCCACCGG AAGGGAGAGCAACTCATATCAGAAGGGACCACGCAGTGCGTCCAAAACAATATTTGTTCGAGGTTTTGACAGATCCCTTGGGGAGGATGAG ATCAGGAGCTCCTTACAAGAAGCCTTTAGTTCTTGTGGTGAGATAACAAGGGTGTCCATCCCCAAAGATTATGAGACTGGCGCCTCTAAAGG GATGGCTTACATGGACTTCTCGGATGCCACCAGCTTCAACAAAGCTCTAGAATTTAATGGACATGAATTTGGAGACGGTTACTTGCAGGTGGAAGAGGCAAAACCAAAAGGTGATTTTGGTACTCCCAGGAGTAATGACAGGGGGGGTTATTCCAATAATCGTGGTGGAGGACGTTTTAGCAGCAGCAGCAGGGGGGGTAGGGATGGTGGTGGACGTGGTTTCAGGGATGGTGGACGTGGCAGAGGACGTGGAAACAAACCAAACCTAGCTGCTCCTGGAACAG GGAAGAAAACCACCTTCGACGACGAGTAG
- the LOC103451464 gene encoding nucleolin 1-like isoform X6, whose protein sequence is MGKSSKKSATKVEAPAVVVPAPKSGKKGKRDAENEIEKVVSAKKQKIDEGVAQAIQKKKVETKTQKKKVETSSSEEESDVSSDSDVKEPAAKPSAPLKKSVPAKKAASSSSDDSSDEESDEEEAPKSKVAAKNGPTAAIKKKDVSTESSDESSDDSEDDDKTPAKVTAQKPAAAAKKGPSVPVKKADTSSSESEESSESEDEKTPAKVTAQKPAAAAKKGPSVPVKKADTSSSESEESSESEDEGTTKTVAPAAKSVKPSKKDEDSSDSDEDMDSDSSEEEPPKTEKVKPSQVSKQDSSESEEESSSDEEEEDEPAKTPKKKDTDVKMVDAESEKKAPKTPATPDVSTSKTLFAGNLNFRIEEHDLRNFFKDAGEVVDIRFASDPEGKFKGFGHVEFATAEAARKALELNGLDLLGRDIRLDLARERGERGAYTPTGRESNSYQKGPRSASKTIFVRGFDRSLGEDEIRSSLQEAFSSCGEITRVSIPKDYETGASKGMAYMDFSDATSFNKALEFNGHEFGDGYLQVEEAKPKGDFGTPRSNDRGGYSNNRGGGRFSSSSRGGRDGGGRGFRDGGRGRGRGNKPNLAAPGTGRHLYYSVFESKCLGYVVMLSVILNKFPSCTEWCREENHLRRRVD, encoded by the exons ATGGGCAAATCAAGCAAGAAATCCGCCACCAAA GTTGAGGCTCCGGCTGTAGTTGTTCCAGCTCCCAAGTCTGGAAAGAAAG GTAAGAGAGATGCCGAGAACGAAATAGAGAAGGTTGTGAGCGCAAAGAAGCAGAAGATTGACGAGGGTGTAGCGCAGGCCATTCAGAAGAAGAAAGTTGAAACAAAGacccagaagaagaaagtgGAAACTAGTAGTTCCGAGGAGGAGTCTGATGTGTCTTCTGACTCTGACGTGAAG GAACCTGCTGCCAAGCCTTCCGCTCCCTTAAAAAAGTCAGTTCCTGCTAAAAAAGCTGCGTCATCTAGCAGTGATGATTCTTCGGATGAGGAATCTGATGAGGAGGAA GCCCCTAAATCTAAGGTAGCTGCTAAGAATGGCCCAACTGCTGCTATAAAGAAGAAAGATGTCTCAACTGAAAGCTCAGATGAGAGTAGCGATGATTCGGAAGATGATGAT AAAACCCCTGCAAAGGTTACTGCCCAAAAGCCAGCTGCAGCAGCTAAGAAAGGCCCATCAGTGCCTGTTAAGAAGGCAGACACTAGCAGCTCTGAGTCTGAAGAGAGCTCTGAATCTGAAGATGAG AAAACCCCTGCAAAGGTTACTGCCCAAAAGCCGGCTGCAGCTGCTAAGAAAGGCCCATCAGTTCCTGTTAAGAAAGCAGATACTAGCAGCTCCGAGTCTGAAGAGAGCTCTGAATCTGAAGATGAG GGTACCACAAAAACTGTTGCCCCTGCTGCTAAGAGTGTAAAGCCATCCAAAAAGGATGAGGATTCAAGTGACTCTGATGAGGATATGGACTCTGATAGTTCAGAGGAGGAACCTCCAAAGACAGAGAAAGTAAAG CCTTCTCAAGTTTCAAAGCAAGATAGCAGTGAGTCAGAGGAGGAATCCAGTTCCgacgaagaagaggaagatgaacCTGCAAAGACTCCCAAGAAAAAG GACACTGATGTGAAAATGGTAGATGCCGAGTCTGAGAAGAAAGCT CCCAAAACCCCAGCTACTCCTGACGTATCGACTTCTAAGACGCTGTTCGCTGGAAATCTGAACTTCCGTATTGAGGAACACGATTT GAGGAATTTCTTCAAAGATGCTGGCGAAGTTGTTGATATCCGTTTTGCCTCAGATCCAGAAGGGAAGTTTAAGGGCTTTGGGCATGTTGAGTTTGCCACAGCTGAAGCAGCAAGGAAG GCTCTTGAACTTAATGGTTTAGATTTGCTTGGTCGTGATATCAGACTTGATCTGGCTCGTGAAAGGGGTGAAAGGGGTGCTTATACTCCCACCGG AAGGGAGAGCAACTCATATCAGAAGGGACCACGCAGTGCGTCCAAAACAATATTTGTTCGAGGTTTTGACAGATCCCTTGGGGAGGATGAG ATCAGGAGCTCCTTACAAGAAGCCTTTAGTTCTTGTGGTGAGATAACAAGGGTGTCCATCCCCAAAGATTATGAGACTGGCGCCTCTAAAGG GATGGCTTACATGGACTTCTCGGATGCCACCAGCTTCAACAAAGCTCTAGAATTTAATGGACATGAATTTGGAGACGGTTACTTGCAGGTGGAAGAGGCAAAACCAAAAGGTGATTTTGGTACTCCCAGGAGTAATGACAGGGGGGGTTATTCCAATAATCGTGGTGGAGGACGTTTTAGCAGCAGCAGCAGGGGGGGTAGGGATGGTGGTGGACGTGGTTTCAGGGATGGTGGACGTGGCAGAGGACGTGGAAACAAACCAAACCTAGCTGCTCCTGGAACAGGTAGGCATTTATATTATTCTGTTTTTGAATCCAAGTGTTTAG GTTATGTTGTGATGCTGTCGGTAATTCTTAACAAATTCCCATCTTGTACTGAATGGTGCAGGGAAGAAAACCACCTTCGACGACGAGTAGACTAG
- the LOC103451464 gene encoding nucleolin 1-like isoform X1 gives MGKSSKKSATKVEAPAVVVPAPKSGKKGKRDAENEIEKVVSAKKQKIDEGVAQAIQKKKVETKTQKKKVETSSSEEESDVSSDSDVKKPAPKAAKNGKSKPSSSSESDDSDSDEEPAAKPSAPLKKSVPAKKAASSSSDDSSDEESDEEEAPKSKVAAKNGPTAAIKKKDVSTESSDESSDDSEDDDKTPAKVTAQKPAAAAKKGPSVPVKKADTSSSESEESSESEDEKTPAKVTAQKPAAAAKKGPSVPVKKADTSSSESEESSESEDEEVVKKVSAVIPKGQDVSSSSDDSSEEDSDDSSEEVKGTTKTVAPAAKSVKPSKKDEDSSDSDEDMDSDSSEEEPPKTEKVKPSQVSKQDSSESEEESSSDEEEEDEPAKTPKKKDTDVKMVDAESEKKAPKTPATPDVSTSKTLFAGNLNFRIEEHDLRNFFKDAGEVVDIRFASDPEGKFKGFGHVEFATAEAARKALELNGLDLLGRDIRLDLARERGERGAYTPTGRESNSYQKGPRSASKTIFVRGFDRSLGEDEIRSSLQEAFSSCGEITRVSIPKDYETGASKGMAYMDFSDATSFNKALEFNGHEFGDGYLQVEEAKPKGDFGTPRSNDRGGYSNNRGGGRFSSSSRGGRDGGGRGFRDGGRGRGRGNKPNLAAPGTGRHLYYSVFESKCLGYVVMLSVILNKFPSCTEWCREENHLRRRVD, from the exons ATGGGCAAATCAAGCAAGAAATCCGCCACCAAA GTTGAGGCTCCGGCTGTAGTTGTTCCAGCTCCCAAGTCTGGAAAGAAAG GTAAGAGAGATGCCGAGAACGAAATAGAGAAGGTTGTGAGCGCAAAGAAGCAGAAGATTGACGAGGGTGTAGCGCAGGCCATTCAGAAGAAGAAAGTTGAAACAAAGacccagaagaagaaagtgGAAACTAGTAGTTCCGAGGAGGAGTCTGATGTGTCTTCTGACTCTGACGTGAAG AAACCTGCTCCCAAGGCTGCTAAAAATGGTAAAAGTAAGCCATCTAGCAGTTCTGAATCAGATGATTCTGACTCTGATGAA GAACCTGCTGCCAAGCCTTCCGCTCCCTTAAAAAAGTCAGTTCCTGCTAAAAAAGCTGCGTCATCTAGCAGTGATGATTCTTCGGATGAGGAATCTGATGAGGAGGAA GCCCCTAAATCTAAGGTAGCTGCTAAGAATGGCCCAACTGCTGCTATAAAGAAGAAAGATGTCTCAACTGAAAGCTCAGATGAGAGTAGCGATGATTCGGAAGATGATGAT AAAACCCCTGCAAAGGTTACTGCCCAAAAGCCAGCTGCAGCAGCTAAGAAAGGCCCATCAGTGCCTGTTAAGAAGGCAGACACTAGCAGCTCTGAGTCTGAAGAGAGCTCTGAATCTGAAGATGAG AAAACCCCTGCAAAGGTTACTGCCCAAAAGCCGGCTGCAGCTGCTAAGAAAGGCCCATCAGTTCCTGTTAAGAAAGCAGATACTAGCAGCTCCGAGTCTGAAGAGAGCTCTGAATCTGAAGATGAG gaagttgtgaaaaaagtATCTGCTGTTATCCCTAAAGGACAGGATGTTTCAAGCTCCTCTGATGATAGTTCAGAGGAGGATTCTGATGATAGTTCAGAGGAAGTGAAG GGTACCACAAAAACTGTTGCCCCTGCTGCTAAGAGTGTAAAGCCATCCAAAAAGGATGAGGATTCAAGTGACTCTGATGAGGATATGGACTCTGATAGTTCAGAGGAGGAACCTCCAAAGACAGAGAAAGTAAAG CCTTCTCAAGTTTCAAAGCAAGATAGCAGTGAGTCAGAGGAGGAATCCAGTTCCgacgaagaagaggaagatgaacCTGCAAAGACTCCCAAGAAAAAG GACACTGATGTGAAAATGGTAGATGCCGAGTCTGAGAAGAAAGCT CCCAAAACCCCAGCTACTCCTGACGTATCGACTTCTAAGACGCTGTTCGCTGGAAATCTGAACTTCCGTATTGAGGAACACGATTT GAGGAATTTCTTCAAAGATGCTGGCGAAGTTGTTGATATCCGTTTTGCCTCAGATCCAGAAGGGAAGTTTAAGGGCTTTGGGCATGTTGAGTTTGCCACAGCTGAAGCAGCAAGGAAG GCTCTTGAACTTAATGGTTTAGATTTGCTTGGTCGTGATATCAGACTTGATCTGGCTCGTGAAAGGGGTGAAAGGGGTGCTTATACTCCCACCGG AAGGGAGAGCAACTCATATCAGAAGGGACCACGCAGTGCGTCCAAAACAATATTTGTTCGAGGTTTTGACAGATCCCTTGGGGAGGATGAG ATCAGGAGCTCCTTACAAGAAGCCTTTAGTTCTTGTGGTGAGATAACAAGGGTGTCCATCCCCAAAGATTATGAGACTGGCGCCTCTAAAGG GATGGCTTACATGGACTTCTCGGATGCCACCAGCTTCAACAAAGCTCTAGAATTTAATGGACATGAATTTGGAGACGGTTACTTGCAGGTGGAAGAGGCAAAACCAAAAGGTGATTTTGGTACTCCCAGGAGTAATGACAGGGGGGGTTATTCCAATAATCGTGGTGGAGGACGTTTTAGCAGCAGCAGCAGGGGGGGTAGGGATGGTGGTGGACGTGGTTTCAGGGATGGTGGACGTGGCAGAGGACGTGGAAACAAACCAAACCTAGCTGCTCCTGGAACAGGTAGGCATTTATATTATTCTGTTTTTGAATCCAAGTGTTTAG GTTATGTTGTGATGCTGTCGGTAATTCTTAACAAATTCCCATCTTGTACTGAATGGTGCAGGGAAGAAAACCACCTTCGACGACGAGTAGACTAG